A genomic window from Quercus lobata isolate SW786 chromosome 10, ValleyOak3.0 Primary Assembly, whole genome shotgun sequence includes:
- the LOC115963369 gene encoding pentatricopeptide repeat-containing protein At1g74850, chloroplastic codes for MTLSPTLSLPHSSSPLSSSPLFTFPARSPRRFFFFHRIFLSAGDRRSLAGKPRAKPKELVLGNPSVTVEKGKYSYDVETLINKLSSLPPRGSIARCLEMFKNKMSLNDFALVFKEFAQRGDWQRSLRLFKYMQRQIWCKPNEHIYTIMISLLGREGLLDKCREVFDEMPGQGVARTVFAYTAVINAYGRHGQYEVSLELLDRMKKEMISPSILTYNTVINACARGGLDWEGLLGLFAEMRHEGILPDLVTYNTLLSACAHRGLSDEAEMVFRNMNEGGIVPDITTYSYLVETFGKLGKLEKVSGLLKEMELGGNLPDIMSYNVLLEAYAKLGSIKDAMGVFRQMQAAGCVPNAATYSILLNLYGRNGRYDDVRELFLEMKVSNTEPDAATYNILIQVFGEGGYFKEVVTLFHDMGEENVEPNMETYEGLIFACGKGGLHEDAKKILVKMNEKGIVPSSKAYTGVIEAYGQTALYEEALVAFNTMNEVGSGPTVETYNSLIHAFARGGLYKECGAILHRMGESGVARNVDSFNGVIEAFRQGGQFEEAVKTYIEMEKSRCDPDERTLEAVLSVYCVAGLVDESVEHFQEIKSSGILPSVMCYCMMLAVYAKSDRWDDAYELLDEMLKNRESSIHQVTGQLIKGDYDDDSNWQMVEYVFDKLNSEGCGLGMRFYNTLLEALWWLGQKQRAARVLSEALKRGIFPELFRKNKLVWSVDVHRMWEGGAYTAISVWLNNMYEMFMNGEDLPQLASVVVVRGQMEKSSISRDFPIAKAAYSFLQDKVSSFFSFPGWNKGRIICQRSQLKRILSGIESSSDGTKKDKIIDLSNSPFNLPGTRTPRSDVMNGHKKDADSESRIMTRTEMIPSTV; via the exons ATGACCCTCTCGCCCACTCTCTCTCTACCGCATTCTTCTTCACCTCTTTCCTCCTCTCCGCTCTTCACGTTCCCAGCCAGGAGCCCTAGaagattcttcttcttccaccGGATATTCCTCTCCGCCGGCGACCGGAGATCCCTCGCCGGAAAACCGAGAGCAAAGCCGAAGGAGCTCGTCCTCGGAAACCCGTCGGTGACGGTGGAGAAAGGGAAGTACAGCTACGACGTCGAAACCCTAATCAACAAGCTGAGCAGCCTCCCGCCGCGCGGAAGCATCGCGCGGTGCTTGGAGATGTTCAAGAACAAGATGTCGCTGAACGACTTCGCGCTCGTGTTCAAGGAGTTCGCGCAGCGCGGAGATTGGCAGCGGTCGCTTCGTCTCTTCAAGTACATGCAACGACAGATCTGGTGCAAACCTAACGAGCACATATACACGATCATGATCAGTCTGCTCGGCCGCGAGGGATTGCTCGACAAGTGCCGCGAGGTGTTCGATGAAATGCCTGGCCAAGGCGTGGCTCGAACGGTGTTCGCGTACACCGCGGTGATCAACGCCTATGGCCGCCACGGTCAGTATGAGGTCTCTCTTGAACTTTTAGATAGAATGAAAAAGGAAATGATTTCGCCGAGTATATTAACGTATAATACTGTTATCAATGCTTGTGCTAGAGGTGGTTTGGATTGGGAGGGATTGTTAGGATTGTTTGCTGAAATGAGACATGAAGGGATTTTACCTGATCTTGTTACTTACAATACTTTGCTTAGTGCTTGTGCTCATAGGGGTTTAAGCGATGAGGCCGAGATGGTTTTTAGGAATATGAATGAGGGAGGAATAGTTCCTGATATAACTACTTATAGTTATTTAGTCGAGACGTTTGGGAAATTAGGTAAGCTCGAGAAGGTTTCGGGGCTACTTAAGGAAATGGAATTAGGAGGTAATTTGCCTGATATAATGTCGTATAATGTGTTATTAGAGGCATACGCGAAATTGGGATCTATTAAGGACGCAATGGGGGTGTTTAGGCAGATGCAGGCTGCAGGGTGTGTGCCAAATGCGGCTACTtatagtattttgttgaatttgtatgggaggaatgggaggtaTGATGATGTTCGCGAGCTTTTTCTCGAGATGAAAGTGAGCAATACGGAGCCGGATGCAGCTACGTATAACATTTTGATACAGGTGTTTGGTGAGGGTGGGTATTTTAAGGAGGTGGTGACTTTGTTTCATGATATGGGGGAGGAGAATGTGGAACCGAATATGGAAACTTATGAGGGGTTAATATTTGCTTGTGGGAAAGGGGGGCTCCATGAGGATGCCAAGAAAATTTTGGTtaagatgaatgagaaagggATAGTGCCTAGTTCTAAGGCTTACACTGGGGTTATTGAGGCATATGGGCAAACTGCATTGTATGAGGAAGCTCTTGTTGCCTTTAATACAATGAACGAAGTGGGGAGTGGGCCGACTGTTGAAACCTACAACTCGCTGATTCATGCATTTGCGAGGGGCGGATTATACAAGGAGTGTGGAGCTATTTTACACAGAATGGGTGAGTCTGGTGTTGCACGAAATGTGGATTCCTTCAATGGTGTGATTGAAGCTTTTCGGCAAGGAGGCCAATTTGAAGAAGCTGTAAAGACATACATTGAGATGGAAAAGTCAAGATGTGATCCTGATGAACGGACCCTTGAGGCAGTTTTAAGTGTTTACTGCGTCGCAGGTCTTGTTGATGAGAGTGTGGAGCACTTCCAGGAAATTAAATCTTCAGGAATATTGCCCAGTGTCATGTGCTATTGCATGATGCTAGCCGTCTATGCAAAGAGTGACAG GTGGGATGACGCCTATGAGTTGCTGGATGAGATGCTGAAAAATAGGGAATCAAGTATACATCAAGTGACTGGACAGCTGATCAAGGGAGATTATGATGATGACTCTAACTGGCAGATGGTAGAGTATGTCTTTGACAAACTTAACTCTGAAGGATGTGGTTTGGGAATGAGGTTTTATAATACTCTTTTAGAAGCACTTTGGTGGCTGGGCCAGAAACAAAGGGCCGCAAGAGTGCTCAGCGAAGCATTAAAGAGGGGAATTTTTCCTGAACTCTTCCGTAAAAACAAACTCGTGTGGTCTGTGGATGTACACAG AATGTGGGAAGGTGGAGCATATACAGCAATATCAGTTTGGCTAAACAATATGTATGAAATGTTCATGAATGGGGAAGATCTTCCTCAACTAGCAAGCGTTGTTGTAGT GAGAGGGCAGATGGAAAAAAGCTCAATTTCACGGGACTTTCCCATTGCAAAGGCTGCCTATTCATTTCTGCAGGATAAAGTGTCatcattcttttctttcccaGGCTGGAACAAGGGTCGGATTATCTGCCAGCGATCACAGCTCAAGCGGATTTTGTCGGGCATAGAGTCATCCTCAGATGGGaccaaaaaggacaaaataATTGATTTGAGTAACTCCCCCTTTAATCTTCCTGGAACAAGAACTCCCAGAAGTGATGTAATGAATGGTCACAAAAAAGATGCTGACTCTGAAAGCAGAATTATGACAAGAACAGAGATGATACCAAGCACAGTttaa